One region of Bombus affinis isolate iyBomAffi1 chromosome 5, iyBomAffi1.2, whole genome shotgun sequence genomic DNA includes:
- the LOC126916282 gene encoding cingulin-like protein 1, producing the protein MMQIKANIARMKYRSMCSDLKQKSVLYASSLKSLEDEIKEQENEMKRLEKAKEEAITLKDNMQETLIKEEIEVTNCSKERNAVLEEYRQRVLERKTELERLEKMIFHSRPRDDFDTRGESHVQHAEDITKDEVTRLEETFAKLRSATGVSRSEDVLNRFLGQRATKDNLQKMRLATEQEKMDLEKQRLQLIDEMETRKFSETKDAEQNAEETEKLNRRIDQQRSRRLKADARRQKVEDLLRAITMTLRNVCNKFRDIIDALPKESSEIQQPLQLLDLINEELTNTIETFGGQDKYLQVLQEISIDKLETVSITTNSVEGKAARIDGGPLFPRFPSAMTPATLLSEDEEDIPTRNTLKKQAQQLVDIKSRRKAFTFRK; encoded by the exons ATGATGCAAATCAAAGCGAACATAGCACGAATGAAATATCGGTCGATGTGCTCCGATCTAAAACAGAAATCTGTGCTTTATGCATCTTCTTTGAAAAGTCTGGAAGATGAAATAAAGGAGCAAGAGAACGAAATGAAACGTCTGGAG AAAGCGAAAGAAGAAGCTATTACGTTAAAGGATAATATGCAGGAAACATTGATAAAAGAAGAAATCGAGGTTACAAATTGTAGCAAAGAGCGTAATGCTGTCCTTGAAGAATACAG GCAACGCGTGTTAGAGCGAAAAACGGAACTCGAGCGTTTGGAAAAGATGATATTCCATTCGCGTCCGCGAGATGATTTTGACACACGTGGAGAAAGCCACGTACAGCATGCGGAGGACATTACCAAGGACGAGGTGACACGACTCGAAGAGACGTTCGCCAAGCTTCGCAGTGCCACCGGAGTGTCCAGATCCGAAGACGTTCTGAACCGGTTTCTAGGTCAGCGAGCGACTAAGGATAATCTGCAGAAAATGCGGCTGGCCACGGAGCAAGAGAAAATGGATTTAGAAAAGCAGAGACTGCAGCTTATCGACGAAATGGAAACGAGAAAGTTCTCTGAAACGAAGGACGCGGAACA AAATGCGGAAGAAACGGAGAAACTGAACCGTCGCATCGACCAACAGCGATCGCGCCGATTAAAAGCTGACGCGAGAAGGCAGAAGGTGGAAGATCTATTGCGAGCAATTACCATGACATTGAGGAACGTGTGCAACAAATTTCGA GATATAATCGATGCGTTGCCTAAAGAATCAAGCGAAATTCAACAGCCTTTGCAGCTCCTAGATCTAATTAACGAAGAGCTAACTAATACCATTGAAACTTTCGGTGGACAAGACAAATATTTGCAAGTATTGCAGGAAATATCGATCGACAAG TTGGAAACAGTATCGATTACGACTAACTCGGTGGAGGGAAAAGCAGCACGCATAGATGGAGGGCCACTTTTCCCACGATTTCCATCCGCAATGACACCGGCGACGTTGCTTTCCGAAGACGAAGAGGATATACCAACTAGAAACACTCTGAAGAAACAGGCGCAGCAACTGGTTGATATTAAAAGTCGTCGAAAAGCATTTACTTTCAGAAAATAA
- the LOC126916277 gene encoding ribosomal RNA small subunit methyltransferase NEP1, whose protein sequence is MGKKRKTRDGNSDSEYDPAPKHLHIAHIKNQEKRLIIILENAQLESVKVGNSFQLLNCDDHVNILKKNNRDPGMCRPDITHQCLLMLMDSPLNRAGLLQVYVHTENNVLIEVNPQTRIPRTFKRFAGLMVQLLHKFSIRASDGPMKLLKVIKNPVTDHLPVGCRKIAMSFSANKVQNPRELVLPDEPIAVTVGAMAHGQVKPDYVEDTISISNYPLSGALTCSKLCSAFEEVWGIM, encoded by the exons ATGGGTAAAAAACGTAAAACTCGGGATGGAAATAGCGACTCCGAATACGATCCAGCTCCTAAACATCTCCATATTGCTCACATCAAAAACCAAGAGAAACGTTTGATTATTATCTTAGAAAACGCTCAATTAGAATCGGTTAAG GTTGGAAATAGTTTTCAGTTATTGAATTGTGACGATCacgttaatatattaaaaaagaataatcGTGATCCTGGCATGTGCCGACCAGATATTACTCATCAAtgtttattaatgttaatggaCAGCCCGTTAAATAGAGCTGGACTTCTGCAAGTTTATGTCCATACGGAAAATAATGTTTTGATAGAAGTAAATCCACAAACCAGGATACCAAGAACGTTTAAACGTTTTGCCGGTCTTATGG TGCAATTGTTACATAAATTCAGTATTCGTGCCTCTGATGGTCCgatgaaattattaaaagtaATCAAAAATCCAGTTACCGATCATCTGCCAGTTGGTTGTCGCAAAATTGCAATGTCATTTAGCGCAAATAAAGTACAAAATCCACGAGAATTAGTTCTACCTGATGAACCAATAGCCGTTACAGTAGGAGCAATGGCACATGGACAG GTAAAGCCAGATTATGTAGAAGATACTATATCTATAAGCAACTATCCGCTATCCGGTGCTTTAACGTGTAGCAAATTATGCTCCGCGTTTGAAGAAGTTTGGGGAATAATGTAA